Proteins encoded within one genomic window of Panacibacter microcysteis:
- the queA gene encoding tRNA preQ1(34) S-adenosylmethionine ribosyltransferase-isomerase QueA: MKLSQFRFDLPLNLIAQNPTKRREDSRLMVIHRATGQIENKNFKDILDYFDDKDVFVVNNTKVFPARMYGRKEKTGARIEVFLLRELNKPNRLWDVIVDPARKIRVGNKLYFGENDELVAEVIDNTTSRGRTIRFLWDGDDESFKKMLEFLGETPLPKYIKRKPDDEDRERYQTVYAKHEGAVAAPTAGLHFSQELIKRCEIKGIRFAEITLHTGLGTFRPIEVEDLSKHKMDAEYYKIDEEACRIVNKAKETGHRICSIGTTTMRGMETSFTAQKLLKPSEGWTNIFIHPPYQFNVADSLVTNLHLPKTSLLIMVCAFAGYDLTMEAYKKAIKDKYRFFSYGDAMLVV; the protein is encoded by the coding sequence ATGAAATTATCGCAGTTTAGATTCGATCTTCCTCTAAACCTTATCGCCCAAAATCCTACCAAACGCCGAGAAGATAGCCGCCTCATGGTTATTCACCGCGCAACCGGCCAGATTGAAAACAAAAACTTTAAAGACATTCTCGATTATTTTGATGATAAAGATGTTTTTGTTGTAAATAATACCAAGGTTTTTCCTGCACGTATGTATGGCAGAAAAGAAAAAACCGGCGCACGTATTGAAGTATTCCTTTTAAGAGAACTGAACAAACCAAACCGCCTGTGGGATGTGATCGTTGATCCAGCCCGTAAAATACGCGTTGGTAACAAACTATATTTTGGGGAGAATGATGAACTGGTAGCAGAAGTAATAGACAACACTACCAGCCGCGGCCGTACCATACGTTTTCTGTGGGATGGTGATGATGAGAGCTTTAAAAAAATGCTTGAATTTTTAGGAGAAACGCCTTTACCAAAATACATCAAACGCAAACCGGATGATGAAGACCGTGAACGCTACCAGACTGTTTATGCGAAGCATGAAGGGGCCGTGGCTGCGCCAACCGCCGGTTTACATTTTAGCCAGGAGCTCATCAAACGTTGCGAAATAAAAGGTATCCGTTTTGCTGAAATTACTTTGCACACAGGGCTGGGTACTTTCCGCCCGATAGAAGTGGAAGATCTCAGCAAACATAAAATGGATGCTGAATATTACAAGATTGACGAAGAAGCATGCCGCATTGTAAACAAAGCAAAGGAAACTGGCCATCGTATCTGCTCAATTGGTACAACTACCATGCGCGGTATGGAAACAAGTTTTACCGCACAAAAGCTGTTGAAACCAAGTGAGGGCTGGACAAATATCTTTATTCACCCGCCTTACCAGTTTAATGTGGCAGACAGCCTTGTTACAAACCTGCACTTGCCTAAAACCAGTTTGCTGATCATGGTTTGTGCTTTTGCAGGGTACGATCTTACTATGGAAGCTTATAAAAAGGCCATCAAAGACAAATACCGCTTCTTTAGTTACGGAGATGCTATGCTGGTTGTTTAA